TCCTGCCGCTGACCGTCGCCCTCAAGGGCGCCGCCGTCGGCAAGGTGGTCGACAGCCTGATCGCCAAGGGCCTGATCGAGGAGACGCCCGCCACCGCCAAGGACGCCCGATGGCGCGACGCCGAGGACGGGGCCGTGACGCTCCGCATCACCCGCGCCGGCATCAAGATCATCAACGCCGAGGCGGCGGACGAGGACGCCGCGGCGGAAACCACCACGCCCCGCACCCGCGAGGGCAGCAAGCAGGCCAAGCTGATCGAGATGCTGAAACGCCCCCAAGGCGCCTCCATCGCCGAGATCGCCGAGACCTTCAAGTGGGCTGGACACACCGTCAGGGGAGTCGTCGCAGAGGCGCTCAAGAAGAAGCTGGGGCTGGCCGTGACCTCGGAAAAGATCGAAGGCAGGGGGCGCGTGTACGCCATCCGGACGGAGGGCTGATCATCCATGCCGACCTTCCGCGTCATCATCACCCGCGACGTCACCGAGAGCACCGTGGTCGAGGTCGAGGCCGGGAGCGAGGAGCAGGCCGAAACGGCCGCCCTGGACAAGCTCCACGCCAGTACCGATGCCGAATGGGAGATCGACGAGGGGTCATGGAATCAGGGGAGCCCGTACATCACCGGCATCGACCGGATCTTCCCCTGACCGTCCTTCCCGTTACCCTGAGGCCGCCGGAATGATCTCCGGTGGCCTCTTCCTCATGTCATCGGAGGGCCCGCGCGCGAGAAGGGATGGTCTTTCGTGAGCCCGTGGGATTTGCACGATGGCGGTCAATGCCCAGCCCCTGAACGTCATCGCCCGTCTGCTCGACCTGACCGAGCGCCGCGTCCAGCAACTGGGCCGCGAGGGCGTCATCCCGCGCGCCGAACGCGGCCAGTACGATCTGGTCGGCGCGGTACGCGGCTACGTCCGGTACCTGCGCGAGCAGGCAAACCGGGGTCCAGGCGGTCCCGCCGACTTCGCCGCCGAGCGGGCGCGCCTCGTCAAGGCCAAGGCCGATCTGGCGGAGATGGAGGCCGCCCGCCAGCGCGGCGACCTGCTGCCGGCCGAAGCCGTGGAGAAGGCCTGGACCGACGTCCTGGCCCTGCTGCGGGCCCGTCTTCTCGTCCTGCCGGATCGGATCGCCCCCCTTGTCCACGAGGAAAGCACCATCGCCGGAGCCCGCGGCGTCGTCCGCGAGGCCATCGTCGAGGCCCTTGCCGAACTCGCCCGGCTGCCCGTCGCCGCCGCTGATCCTGGCGGGGCCGGAGCGGCTGGCGAAGGCGGCGAAGAGGGCGCTGGCGATCCTGACGCCGCCGCCGGAGATGACGATCTCGGCCTGGGCTGACGCCGAACGCCGGCTGAGCTCCGAGGCCAGCGCCG
The nucleotide sequence above comes from Magnetospirillum sp. WYHS-4. Encoded proteins:
- a CDS encoding DUF3489 domain-containing protein translates to MTKLSDTQLVILSAAAGRPKGRVLPLTVALKGAAVGKVVDSLIAKGLIEETPATAKDARWRDAEDGAVTLRITRAGIKIINAEAADEDAAAETTTPRTREGSKQAKLIEMLKRPQGASIAEIAETFKWAGHTVRGVVAEALKKKLGLAVTSEKIEGRGRVYAIRTEG
- a CDS encoding terminase small subunit, Nu1 gives rise to the protein MAVNAQPLNVIARLLDLTERRVQQLGREGVIPRAERGQYDLVGAVRGYVRYLREQANRGPGGPADFAAERARLVKAKADLAEMEAARQRGDLLPAEAVEKAWTDVLALLRARLLVLPDRIAPLVHEESTIAGARGVVREAIVEALAELARLPVAAADPGGAGAAGEGGEEGAGDPDAAAGDDDLGLG